The following proteins come from a genomic window of Gottfriedia acidiceleris:
- a CDS encoding murein hydrolase activator EnvC family protein — MSKRKSSKVITIMLCSTFIIGAIPSVSFAESKYQSEIDRIKKKRSEVKDKTDATNNKIADIKHDQQEVVAELEKLDARMKLTKQKVNQTEAAVSDGKKQISKLKEEIKFIEERIKSREELLKNRMRSLQKAGGMVSYLDVILGANSFGDLIQRMSAVQIIMKADEDIIKQQNLDLKEVSAKKDDLTMKQAKIERDLANLKSLNNQLASQVSEKNKLMASLKAKESEAHEDVLDLKEQDQLLASQQAAMQKALEIAKKQAAERAAAEARRKAEAKRKAEAASKSKKPSTSASHSSGSGSSSSSGNSSNSDNAGSSDNTPTVSSGNFTRPANGYISSGFGQRSFEGGEFHEGVDIASAGSVPVVAAGDGVVIRAYVSSSYGNCVFITHNIDGQVWTTVYAHLASFSVSTGQTVSKGMKIGYMGNSGHSTGQHLHFELHKGEWNYAKSNAVDPMKYINF; from the coding sequence ATGAGTAAGAGAAAATCATCGAAAGTAATAACGATTATGTTATGCAGTACTTTCATCATCGGTGCTATCCCATCCGTTTCTTTTGCTGAAAGTAAATACCAATCAGAAATTGACCGCATTAAAAAGAAGCGTAGTGAAGTTAAGGATAAGACGGATGCAACAAACAACAAAATTGCTGATATAAAGCATGACCAGCAAGAAGTTGTTGCGGAGCTTGAAAAACTTGATGCTCGGATGAAACTGACTAAGCAAAAAGTTAACCAAACTGAAGCTGCAGTTAGTGATGGGAAAAAGCAAATTTCAAAACTAAAGGAAGAAATTAAGTTTATTGAAGAGCGCATTAAATCTCGTGAAGAATTATTGAAAAACAGAATGCGTTCTCTTCAAAAAGCTGGTGGAATGGTATCATACCTTGATGTCATTTTAGGTGCTAATAGTTTCGGAGATTTAATTCAACGAATGAGTGCCGTACAAATTATTATGAAGGCTGACGAGGACATTATTAAGCAGCAAAACTTGGACTTAAAAGAAGTTAGTGCAAAAAAAGATGATTTGACTATGAAACAAGCAAAAATCGAAAGAGATTTAGCGAACTTAAAGAGTCTTAATAATCAACTTGCAAGTCAGGTTAGCGAAAAGAACAAATTAATGGCTTCATTAAAAGCTAAAGAAAGTGAAGCTCATGAAGATGTTTTAGATTTAAAGGAACAAGATCAATTATTAGCAAGTCAGCAAGCTGCAATGCAAAAAGCTCTTGAAATCGCGAAGAAACAAGCTGCTGAAAGAGCTGCCGCAGAAGCTAGACGTAAAGCAGAGGCTAAACGTAAAGCAGAAGCAGCTTCAAAAAGTAAAAAGCCATCTACAAGTGCAAGTCATTCAAGTGGATCTGGAAGCTCTAGTAGTTCAGGTAATTCTAGTAACTCAGATAACGCCGGTAGTTCTGATAATACACCAACCGTATCTAGTGGAAACTTTACAAGACCAGCAAACGGATATATCTCTTCAGGATTTGGACAACGTTCATTTGAAGGTGGAGAGTTTCATGAAGGTGTTGATATTGCCTCAGCGGGAAGTGTACCAGTTGTAGCAGCAGGCGATGGGGTTGTAATTCGTGCTTACGTCTCATCTTCTTATGGAAATTGTGTATTTATTACGCATAATATTGATGGACAAGTATGGACAACTGTATATGCTCACTTGGCTAGTTTTAGTGTATCAACTGGACAAACTGTTTCAAAAGGTATGAAAATTGGTTATATGGGCAATTCAGGTCATTCTACTGGACAACATTTACACTTTGAATTACATAAAGGTGAATGGAATTATGCTAAATCAAATGCAGTAGATCCTATGAAATATATTAATTTTTAA
- a CDS encoding PTS mannitol transporter subunit IICB, with the protein MLNTDKNKNIKVKIQRFGSFLSGMVMPNIGAFIAWGLITALFIPTGWIPNAKLAVIVSPMITYLLPLLIGFTGGRMVHDIRGGVVGAIATMGVIVGAEMPMFLGAMIMGPLGGLAIKKFDLAIQGKVKSGFEMLVNNFSAGILGAILAIIGLIGVNPVVSTLTEALANGVDMMVKANVIPLANIFIEPAKILFLNNAINHGILSPIGLEQAKSAGKSLLFLLEANPGPGLGVLLAYTIFGKGTAKQTAPGAVIIHFLGGIHEIYFPYILMRPLLIFSVIAGGVAGTLTFNILGAGLVAAASPGSIIAILAMAPKGGYLPILAGVLVATAVSFIVSAVVLKSSKLISSDEDLERAAQKTQVLKGKESKVASLLQTEKEVASSLGIIKEVKKIIFACDAGMGSSAMGASILRKKVKTAGIELEVTNVAINNLPNDVDVVITHKDLTDRAKAKVPNAVHISVENFLNSPKYDELVNSLIK; encoded by the coding sequence ATTTTGAATACAGATAAAAATAAAAATATAAAAGTAAAAATTCAACGCTTTGGTAGCTTTCTAAGTGGTATGGTAATGCCAAACATTGGTGCTTTTATTGCATGGGGATTAATAACAGCACTGTTTATACCAACTGGATGGATCCCTAATGCAAAGTTGGCGGTAATAGTAAGTCCAATGATTACTTATTTATTACCATTGCTAATTGGTTTTACTGGAGGAAGAATGGTCCATGATATTCGAGGCGGAGTTGTTGGGGCAATTGCAACAATGGGGGTAATTGTTGGTGCAGAGATGCCGATGTTCTTAGGCGCAATGATTATGGGACCACTTGGCGGTTTGGCTATTAAGAAATTTGACCTAGCTATACAAGGAAAAGTTAAGTCAGGATTTGAAATGTTAGTTAATAATTTCTCAGCAGGTATTTTAGGAGCAATTTTAGCAATAATTGGCTTAATAGGTGTTAATCCAGTTGTTTCGACGCTAACAGAAGCATTAGCTAACGGTGTAGATATGATGGTAAAAGCAAATGTCATTCCTTTGGCAAACATATTTATTGAACCAGCAAAAATCTTATTTTTAAACAATGCAATAAACCATGGAATTTTAAGTCCAATTGGTCTTGAGCAAGCAAAATCAGCTGGAAAGTCGCTTTTATTCTTACTAGAAGCTAATCCAGGACCGGGCCTAGGTGTACTATTAGCATATACGATCTTCGGTAAAGGTACAGCTAAACAAACAGCGCCAGGAGCAGTGATTATCCATTTCTTAGGTGGGATACATGAGATTTATTTCCCATATATCTTAATGAGACCTTTATTAATCTTTTCGGTTATCGCTGGTGGGGTAGCTGGTACACTTACTTTTAATATATTAGGCGCAGGTCTAGTAGCAGCAGCTTCTCCAGGTAGTATTATAGCAATATTAGCAATGGCTCCAAAAGGAGGATACTTACCAATCCTTGCGGGTGTACTTGTTGCAACAGCAGTATCATTTATTGTTTCAGCTGTAGTTCTAAAATCATCAAAGTTAATTTCATCAGATGAAGATTTAGAAAGAGCAGCTCAAAAAACACAAGTTTTAAAAGGTAAGGAAAGTAAAGTAGCTAGTTTATTACAGACTGAAAAAGAAGTAGCTAGTTCTCTTGGTATTATTAAAGAAGTGAAAAAAATTATTTTTGCCTGTGATGCTGGTATGGGATCAAGTGCCATGGGGGCATCAATATTACGCAAAAAGGTAAAAACAGCAGGGATAGAATTAGAGGTTACGAATGTAGCAATTAATAATTTACCAAATGATGTAGATGTTGTCATAACTCATAAAGATTTAACTGATCGAGCAAAAGCAAAAGTACCGAATGCAGTTCATATCTCAGTAGAGAACTTCTTAAATAGTCCGAAGTATGATGAATTAGTGAATTCTTTAATAAAATAA
- the ftsX gene encoding permease-like cell division protein FtsX — protein MKARTARRHVREGLRSLKRNGWMTFASISAVAVTLMLVGVFLTVILNVNHIGTTLEKDVEVRVLVDLTANKEQQATLKEEIKKLDHVTTVKFSSKDQELNNLIKSMGEDGKAFQLFEQQNPLNDTFIVKTDSPEQIAPVAKKIEGLKYIDEVIYGKKQVQKLFNAVSVGRNIGLVLIFGLLFTAMFLISNTIKITIMARRREIEIMRLVGATNNFIRWPFLLEGLLLGVLGSVIPIVLLLTGYKVIYNMLMPKLAGTMFTLLPFSPFVYQLSAILIAIGAIIGMWGSVMSIRKFLRK, from the coding sequence ATGAAGGCTAGAACTGCAAGAAGACATGTTCGTGAGGGACTACGTAGTTTAAAACGAAATGGTTGGATGACGTTTGCATCGATAAGTGCTGTTGCAGTTACTTTAATGCTTGTTGGCGTATTTTTAACCGTAATTTTGAATGTTAATCACATTGGAACAACTTTAGAAAAAGATGTTGAAGTACGTGTTTTAGTTGATTTAACAGCAAACAAAGAGCAACAAGCTACTTTAAAAGAAGAAATCAAAAAATTAGATCATGTAACCACTGTAAAGTTCTCATCGAAAGATCAAGAATTAAACAATCTAATCAAAAGTATGGGAGAAGATGGAAAAGCATTCCAACTGTTTGAACAGCAAAATCCATTAAATGATACGTTTATTGTTAAAACAGATTCTCCAGAACAAATCGCACCAGTAGCCAAAAAAATTGAAGGCTTAAAATATATTGATGAAGTAATTTATGGTAAAAAACAAGTACAAAAATTATTTAATGCAGTTTCGGTAGGTCGTAATATCGGTTTAGTACTGATTTTCGGACTATTATTTACTGCGATGTTCTTAATCTCTAATACTATCAAAATAACGATTATGGCAAGACGACGTGAGATTGAGATTATGAGATTGGTAGGGGCAACTAATAACTTTATTCGTTGGCCGTTCTTATTAGAAGGTTTACTGTTAGGTGTGTTAGGATCGGTTATTCCGATTGTTTTACTATTAACTGGCTATAAGGTTATTTATAATATGTTAATGCCAAAATTAGCAGGAACAATGTTTACATTATTACCATTTTCACCGTTTGTGTACCAACTATCTGCTATATTAATAGCTATTGGTGCAATAATCGGGATGTGGGGTTCTGTCATGTCAATTCGTAAGTTTTTACGTAAATAA
- the ftsE gene encoding cell division ATP-binding protein FtsE: MIELKDVYKTYPNGVLAVDGINVKIRQGEFVYVVGPSGAGKSTFIKMMYREERPSKGTILINGIDLSHMKDKKVPLLRRNIGVVFQDYKLLPTLSVYENIAFALEVIEENPKTIKKRVMEVLDLVKLKHKARFLPTELSGGEQQRVSIARSIVNKPQVVIADEPTGNLDPETTWEIMDIFKEINDRGTTVVMATHNKDIVNTIKRRVIAIESGKIVRDQARGVYGYEG; encoded by the coding sequence ATGATTGAGTTAAAAGATGTTTATAAGACTTATCCTAATGGTGTTCTTGCGGTAGATGGTATTAATGTGAAGATTCGCCAAGGTGAATTTGTGTATGTCGTGGGACCAAGTGGTGCCGGAAAGTCGACATTCATTAAAATGATGTATCGTGAAGAAAGACCATCAAAGGGTACAATCTTAATTAATGGAATTGATTTAAGCCATATGAAGGATAAAAAAGTTCCTTTATTACGTAGAAATATTGGGGTAGTTTTCCAAGACTATAAATTATTACCGACTTTATCAGTTTATGAAAATATTGCATTTGCACTTGAAGTTATTGAAGAAAATCCGAAAACAATTAAGAAGAGAGTTATGGAAGTACTTGACCTTGTTAAGTTAAAACATAAAGCTCGATTCTTACCTACAGAGCTTTCTGGTGGTGAACAGCAACGTGTTTCGATTGCCCGTTCTATTGTGAATAAACCACAAGTAGTGATCGCCGATGAGCCAACGGGTAACCTAGACCCTGAAACTACATGGGAGATTATGGATATATTTAAAGAAATCAATGATCGTGGAACAACTGTAGTAATGGCAACTCATAATAAAGATATCGTAAATACGATTAAGCGACGTGTAATTGCAATCGAGTCTGGAAAAATTGTACGCGACCAAGCGAGAGGAGTGTACGGTTATGAAGGCTAG
- the cccB gene encoding cytochrome c551, producing MKKLLLAFITGGMLLTITACGSNNNSSKNSDSGEPVSVANGEKLFKQSCASCHGGELEGIIGPSLKKVGAKYSEKEIENIIHNGRGSMPSGVVQGNDAKSVAKWLATKK from the coding sequence GTGAAAAAGCTACTTCTTGCTTTTATTACTGGTGGTATGCTGTTAACGATTACAGCATGTGGTTCAAATAATAATTCAAGTAAAAATAGTGATTCAGGCGAGCCGGTTTCGGTTGCTAATGGGGAAAAGTTATTTAAACAAAGCTGTGCTAGCTGCCACGGTGGAGAACTAGAAGGTATAATTGGACCAAGCTTAAAAAAGGTCGGAGCGAAATATTCTGAAAAAGAAATAGAAAATATTATCCATAATGGTAGAGGTTCAATGCCTAGTGGAGTTGTTCAAGGAAATGACGCGAAAAGTGTAGCGAAATGGCTTGCGACTAAAAAATAA
- a CDS encoding YitT family protein translates to MKKVRYSTALTVGWGKTFFEYFFVLIGSAIIAVAFCVFLLPNHIASGGVSGISTILKSTMGFNPAFVQWAFNIPLFIAGVIFLGRQFGAKTLVGTIFIPLVVYLVDLYNIKPATDNPLLASIFGGLFIGLGLGIVFRGKASTGGTDLAAQIVHKYTGLSLGICVAFIDGLIVLTSAIVFNLESGMYALIALFVTSKTIDLVQIGLARSKMALIITSEVEPVTTAIVHQLDRGVTKLTGVGGYTNEDRLVLMCVLDQTEFSSLRDIVRSVDRNAFITVVDATEVLGEGFTNLT, encoded by the coding sequence TTGAAAAAGGTCAGATATTCGACTGCTCTAACTGTAGGGTGGGGAAAAACGTTTTTTGAGTACTTTTTTGTATTAATTGGTTCTGCAATTATTGCTGTCGCGTTTTGTGTGTTTTTATTACCAAATCATATTGCTTCTGGTGGGGTAAGTGGTATTTCGACGATTCTAAAAAGCACAATGGGATTTAATCCTGCATTTGTACAGTGGGCATTTAATATCCCTTTATTTATAGCAGGCGTAATTTTCTTAGGTAGACAATTCGGCGCTAAAACGTTAGTTGGAACAATTTTCATACCACTTGTTGTTTATTTAGTCGATTTATACAATATAAAACCTGCAACTGATAATCCACTTTTAGCATCCATTTTTGGTGGACTATTTATAGGTTTAGGTTTAGGAATCGTGTTCCGTGGTAAAGCATCTACTGGTGGAACAGATTTAGCAGCTCAAATTGTTCATAAATATACTGGTTTATCACTTGGGATTTGTGTAGCATTTATTGACGGATTAATCGTTCTTACATCTGCAATCGTGTTTAATCTTGAAAGTGGTATGTATGCACTGATTGCACTTTTTGTTACGAGTAAAACGATCGATTTAGTTCAAATTGGTCTTGCTAGATCAAAAATGGCACTAATTATTACTTCAGAAGTGGAGCCTGTAACAACAGCAATTGTTCACCAATTAGATCGTGGAGTAACAAAGTTAACTGGTGTTGGTGGATATACTAATGAAGACCGTTTAGTATTAATGTGTGTACTTGATCAAACTGAATTTTCTTCTTTACGTGATATCGTTCGATCAGTTGATCGAAATGCTTTTATTACAGTTGTAGATGCAACAGAAGTTCTTGGAGAAGGTTTCACAAATTTGACATAA
- a CDS encoding catalase, whose protein sequence is MTNNRLTTNQGVPIGDNQNSLTAGRRGPTLLEDYQLIEKLAHFDRERVPERVVHARGAGAHGVFITKNSMKKYTKAKFLQNAGTETPVFARFSTVIHGLHSPETLRDPRGFAVKFYTEDGNYDFVGNNLPIFFIRDAMKFPDMVHSLKPDPRTNLQTPNRYWDFMSLTPESTNMLLHVFSDEGIPANYRQMRGSSVHAYKWVNEYGNTVYIKLRWVPKQGIENLSMEEASEVQGKDFNHASRDLYESIENGDFPEWDLYVQVLNPADMDDFDFDPLDPTKDWFEDVIPRQLVGTMILNRNPENVFAETESVGFNPGVLVPGILPSEDKLLQGRLFSYSDTQRYRIGANYLQLPINCPFAKVANGQRDGHMPFSQQTHHINFEPNSYSDTPKEDADYVEVVQPLSGVSERKKIEKTNDFGQAGEVWNRYSKAEQNAVIKNISADLSVVDEKIKLRAVCNFYRADAKLGERLASKLGINLTPYIQHLPK, encoded by the coding sequence ATGACAAATAACCGACTAACAACAAATCAAGGCGTGCCAATTGGAGATAATCAAAATTCACTTACAGCGGGACGTAGAGGTCCAACTTTATTAGAGGATTATCAATTAATTGAAAAACTAGCTCATTTTGACCGTGAAAGAGTACCTGAGCGTGTTGTGCATGCACGTGGAGCTGGCGCACATGGTGTTTTCATAACCAAAAATAGTATGAAAAAATACACGAAAGCTAAGTTTTTACAAAATGCCGGAACAGAAACACCAGTATTTGCTCGTTTCTCAACAGTTATTCATGGATTGCATTCTCCTGAAACATTACGTGATCCTCGTGGATTTGCTGTGAAATTTTATACTGAAGATGGTAACTATGATTTTGTAGGTAATAATCTTCCTATTTTCTTTATTCGTGATGCAATGAAATTCCCCGATATGGTTCATTCATTAAAGCCGGATCCTAGGACTAATCTACAAACACCTAACAGATATTGGGATTTTATGTCTCTAACACCTGAGTCAACAAATATGTTATTACATGTATTTTCTGATGAAGGTATTCCAGCGAACTACCGTCAAATGAGAGGTTCAAGTGTTCATGCATATAAATGGGTAAATGAATATGGTAATACTGTATATATAAAACTTCGTTGGGTACCAAAGCAAGGAATTGAAAATCTTTCAATGGAAGAAGCTAGTGAAGTTCAAGGTAAAGATTTTAACCATGCAAGTCGTGATTTATACGAATCAATTGAAAACGGAGATTTCCCAGAATGGGACTTATATGTACAAGTTTTAAATCCTGCAGATATGGATGATTTCGATTTTGATCCATTAGACCCTACAAAAGATTGGTTTGAAGATGTGATTCCTCGACAACTTGTTGGAACGATGATCCTTAATCGAAACCCTGAAAATGTTTTTGCAGAAACTGAATCAGTTGGATTTAATCCAGGTGTGTTAGTTCCTGGAATCTTGCCTTCTGAAGATAAGTTATTACAAGGAAGATTATTCTCTTATTCAGATACCCAAAGATATCGTATTGGGGCAAATTATTTACAACTTCCAATTAACTGTCCTTTTGCCAAAGTAGCGAATGGTCAACGTGATGGTCATATGCCTTTTAGTCAGCAAACACATCATATTAACTTTGAGCCAAATAGCTACTCGGATACACCAAAAGAAGATGCCGATTATGTTGAAGTAGTGCAGCCATTAAGTGGTGTTTCTGAGCGCAAAAAAATTGAAAAAACAAATGACTTCGGCCAAGCAGGAGAAGTGTGGAATAGATATAGTAAAGCAGAGCAGAATGCAGTTATTAAAAATATTAGTGCTGATCTATCAGTTGTAGATGAAAAAATTAAGCTTCGTGCTGTTTGTAACTTCTATCGCGCAGATGCAAAATTAGGTGAGAGACTTGCTAGTAAATTAGGTATTAATCTAACGCCATACATACAACATCTACCAAAATAA
- a CDS encoding PDZ domain-containing protein, with the protein MWSNLLSELLVGLGKLFLNPFTYIFFIASIFCGNLRVKRERKHFSVRNFNVTFEWKTSLWYGLLIGLILSVITLVAGISIPIEMVYLLSVLTIICALVLQFRWMSPAYLFGLALVALPLLNRGQDSLPLLKNFIPNDLNAMLPAITILLALLLLAEGILVQRNAANHTTPLFIESKRGKRVGAHEANRLWMVPLFLLIPSGSIISDYSWWPTFALGDSGYSILCVPFGIGFYQLIQGMLPKESIKLVGKQIVALAIIVCAGGILSYFIGFVAFIAVAIAVVGREAINYIHKNKDINTPSYFTVKSTGLIVLGILPNSVADKMNIKVGESITKVNGQNVSTVNEFYEALQINRAYCKLEVVDLNSEIRITQSSVYEGEHHELGFLFPEEESKYSGQVG; encoded by the coding sequence ATGTGGTCAAATTTATTATCTGAACTATTGGTTGGATTAGGTAAACTATTTTTAAATCCATTTACTTATATATTTTTTATCGCATCAATTTTCTGTGGCAATTTACGTGTAAAAAGGGAACGTAAACATTTTTCGGTTCGAAATTTTAATGTAACGTTCGAGTGGAAAACGTCACTATGGTATGGATTACTGATCGGATTAATTCTTTCAGTTATCACATTGGTAGCTGGAATAAGCATTCCGATTGAAATGGTTTATTTACTAAGTGTATTAACAATTATTTGTGCACTAGTTTTACAATTCAGATGGATGTCTCCTGCTTATCTTTTTGGACTAGCTTTAGTAGCTCTGCCATTACTAAATAGAGGGCAAGATTCATTACCTTTGTTGAAAAACTTTATACCGAATGATCTGAATGCGATGCTTCCTGCCATAACGATTCTATTGGCTTTACTTTTATTAGCTGAAGGAATTTTAGTTCAACGTAATGCTGCAAATCATACAACTCCTTTATTTATTGAGAGTAAACGTGGAAAAAGAGTAGGGGCACATGAGGCAAATAGATTATGGATGGTGCCATTATTTTTACTAATACCAAGTGGTTCGATCATTAGTGACTATTCATGGTGGCCTACATTTGCTTTAGGTGATAGTGGGTATTCGATTCTTTGTGTACCATTTGGAATTGGATTTTACCAGTTAATTCAAGGAATGTTACCAAAGGAATCCATTAAGCTTGTCGGTAAACAAATAGTAGCTTTAGCAATTATAGTTTGTGCAGGTGGAATATTAAGTTATTTTATTGGTTTTGTAGCATTTATAGCAGTAGCAATCGCAGTAGTGGGACGAGAAGCTATAAACTATATTCATAAAAATAAAGATATTAATACACCATCTTACTTTACAGTTAAATCAACTGGCCTAATTGTATTAGGGATTTTACCAAACTCTGTAGCGGATAAAATGAACATTAAAGTAGGCGAAAGCATTACAAAAGTAAATGGTCAAAACGTCTCTACTGTTAATGAGTTTTATGAAGCACTACAAATTAACCGTGCGTACTGTAAATTAGAAGTAGTTGATTTAAATTCTGAAATCCGTATAACTCAATCATCAGTTTATGAAGGTGAACACCATGAGTTAGGATTCTTATTCCCAGAAGAAGAATCTAAATATAGTGGACAGGTCGGATAA
- a CDS encoding S41 family peptidase, translating to MNRKTTALLATATFVVGMGVGTFAFNDGTSTIVSKFSESKEVKASEDQNIAKIQKAYEIIANQYVKKIDPDKLTEGAIQGMVTTLDDPFSTYMDGKTAKQFHESLGSSFQGIGAEVSKDGEKLIIVSPIKNSPAEKAGLKPKDEILSVDGKSVKGLSQYDAVLKIRGKKGTNVTIEVKRPGVPDPIKFTIKRDDIPMYTVFSSVKDVNNEKIGYIHITSFNEKTADEFKKELKKLEDQNIQGLTIDVRGNPGGYLQAVEGVLEELVVKSEPYLQVENRNGQREKYYTKLNKAKPYPIDVLIDKGSASAAEILAAALSEAGHYELIGEKSFGKGTVQSTLDFKDGSNIKLTQFKWLTPDGTWIHKKGIKPDVAVKQPDYFYATPIDKKKTFKFDDNDENIKQAQIMLKGLGYDPGRKDGYFSKQTETAVKNYQKAVGITVNGEIDPLTSEKLESSLIDKIKDEKNDLQLEKALDMVAQ from the coding sequence ATGAATCGTAAAACAACGGCTTTACTTGCAACAGCAACATTTGTTGTTGGTATGGGGGTAGGTACATTTGCATTTAATGATGGTACAAGTACAATCGTTTCGAAATTCTCTGAGAGTAAAGAAGTAAAGGCTTCAGAAGATCAAAATATTGCTAAAATACAAAAAGCTTACGAAATTATTGCAAATCAATATGTGAAAAAGATTGATCCTGATAAATTAACTGAGGGTGCAATCCAAGGAATGGTAACAACTTTAGATGATCCATTTTCTACTTATATGGATGGAAAGACAGCTAAACAATTCCATGAATCATTAGGTTCATCTTTCCAAGGAATTGGAGCGGAAGTTTCTAAAGACGGTGAAAAACTAATTATTGTCTCTCCAATTAAGAACTCTCCTGCGGAAAAGGCTGGTCTGAAACCAAAGGATGAAATTTTATCAGTTGATGGTAAAAGTGTGAAAGGTTTATCTCAATATGATGCAGTGCTAAAGATACGTGGAAAAAAAGGAACAAATGTTACGATTGAAGTAAAACGTCCAGGAGTTCCGGATCCAATTAAATTTACAATTAAACGTGATGATATTCCAATGTATACAGTATTTAGTTCAGTGAAAGACGTAAACAACGAAAAAATTGGTTATATTCATATTACCTCGTTTAATGAAAAAACAGCTGACGAGTTTAAGAAAGAATTGAAAAAGCTAGAGGATCAAAATATCCAAGGATTAACAATTGACGTTCGTGGAAATCCTGGGGGGTACTTACAAGCTGTAGAAGGCGTTTTAGAAGAATTAGTTGTAAAAAGTGAGCCATACTTACAAGTTGAAAATAGAAATGGCCAACGTGAAAAGTACTATACTAAATTAAATAAAGCGAAACCATATCCAATTGATGTATTAATTGATAAAGGAAGTGCATCTGCGGCTGAAATTTTAGCAGCGGCATTAAGTGAAGCAGGACATTATGAATTAATTGGTGAAAAATCTTTTGGTAAAGGTACTGTACAATCTACATTAGATTTCAAAGATGGTAGCAATATAAAGTTAACACAATTTAAATGGTTAACTCCAGATGGTACTTGGATTCACAAAAAAGGAATTAAACCAGATGTGGCTGTGAAACAACCTGATTATTTCTACGCTACACCAATTGATAAAAAGAAAACATTTAAATTCGATGATAATGATGAAAATATTAAACAAGCGCAAATCATGTTAAAAGGTTTAGGATACGACCCAGGCCGTAAAGATGGATATTTCAGCAAGCAAACAGAGACAGCAGTTAAGAATTATCAAAAAGCTGTTGGAATTACTGTTAACGGTGAGATTGATCCTCTAACTTCTGAAAAACTTGAATCGTCATTAATTGATAAAATTAAAGATGAAAAGAATGACCTTCAGTTAGAAAAAGCTTTAGATATGGTGGCTCAATAA